A segment of the Streptomyces sp. L2 genome:
GCTCCAGGCGGCCGACGACACCAGGTTGGTGGCCTTGGGCCGGGCCAGCAGGACCTTGAAGTAGGCCAGCGGGACGATCACGGCGTCGTCCATGGCTTGCTTGTCGATCTGCGTGTAGAGGGCGTTGCGCTGGTTGGTGTCCTCGGTCGCGATCGCCTTGGCCAGCGTGCTGTTGACGTCCTTGTTGTCGTACGACGACAGGTTCGTGTTACCGGACTGGCTGATCGCCTTGCCGTTGAGGATCTGCTGCAGGAAGCCGTAGCCGGACGGCCAGTCGGCGCCCCACTGCATCATCATCAGGCCGACGTTGTTCTTCTCGGTGAACTTCGGCACGCCGGCGTAGTCGGTGAAGTACTTGCCCGACGGGTACTGCTTCAGGCTGGCGTTGATGCCGACCTTCTTCAGCGAGGCGATGATCGCCGTGGCGGCGTCGATCTCCTGCGGACGGTCGGAGCGGGCCGTGATGTTCGTGGAGATCGTCGACTTGCCGCAGGTCTTCAGCTGCGCCTTGGCCTTGGCGACGTCGCCCTTGTTGCCCGGCGTCGCGTAGACGTCGGCCTTCTGGTAGCCCGGGATGTCCGGCGGGAGGACGGTGGAGGCGATGTCTCCGCGGATCGGGCCGCCCTCGGCGGTCTGCACCGAGACCTTGTCGATCGCGTACTCGACGGCCTTGCGGCAGGCCACGTTGTCGAACGGCTTCACCTTGGTGTTGATCGCCATGTAGACCAGGCGGCCACCGTAGGTGTTGTCCGTGTTGGCCTTCTTCGAGGCGTCGCTGAGCAGCTGCGCCTGCGTCTGGGCCTGGACGCCCGTGCCGCCGAGGTCGATCGCGGTGCCCGCGAGGACGTCCTTGTCGATCGTCTCCGCGTTGACCTTCAGGTTGACGACGATCTTGTCCGGGAGCGCCTTGCGCAGCGGGTCCGTCTTCGCGTCCCAGTTGGAGTTGCGCACGAGGACGGCCTGCTTGCCCTCGTCGTAGCTCTGGAACTTGTACGGGCCCGAGGACACGATGTGCTTGACGTAGTCGACGCCCTTGTCCTTGGCCTGGGGCACCGGGGCCGTCTGCGGGGCCGCGACCAGGTAGTCGAACTCCTGGAAGGCCTGCTTCAGGTGGAAGACGATCGTGGTGTCGTCCGGCGTCTCGATGGAGGACAGGCCCTTGGCGCTCTTGTCCTTGTAGGGGCCCTTGTACTTGTCGCCGCCGACCAGGAACTGCTGGAAGTAGTTCGGGCCGAGGGAGAGCACGTCACGCGCGAAGTTGGAGCGCTCGACGGCGTACTTGACGTCCTTCGAGGTGATCGGCGAGCCGTCCTCGTACTTCAGGCCGGAACGCAGCTTGTACGTCCAGGTCTTGCCGCCGTCGCTGGAGACGCCCTTGCCCGCGGCGAGGTCCGGGACGAGGGTGTTGCCCTTCTGTCCGGCGCCGGGCTGGAACGTCATCAGCGGGCGGGCGTACAGCCGGCTGAAGTTGTACATGTAGGCGTAGTACGTGTTGCCCGGGTCGAAGGAGTCCGGGACGTCGGACAGCTCGTAGGTGAGCGTCCCGCCCTTCTTCGAGGAGGCGTTGACGACACCCTTGGTCGCGGCGTTGGCCCCGGCGGACTTGCCGCTGCCGTTGCCGCCCGAGTTGTCATCGGCCTTGCTGCAGCCCGCGAGCAGCAGGCTCGCACTTCCGATGGCCGCGATCGCGGCCAGCGCTGACCTTCGCATGATGGGTGCTTTCCCCTCCATAGTCGGAAACTTGTTGGGCTCTCGGTGGCAGGCGTCAGCGGCTGCGTGGGTCGAGAGCATCGCGGAGACCGTCGCCGAGCAGGTTGAACGCGAGGACGGTCACGAAGATGGCGAGGCCGGGCACGATCATGTACTGGGGATCGACCTGGTAGAAGGTCACCGCTTCGCGGAGCATGCCGCCCCAGGAGGCCTGCGGGGGCTGGATGCCGACGCCGAGGAAGCTCAGGGACGCCTCGAAGAGGATGTTGGTCGGGATGAGCAGCGTCGAGTAGACGATGATCGGGCCGACCAGGTTGGGCATCAGCTCGCGGAACAGGATGTACGGGCCCTTGGCGCCCAGGCCCCGGGCGGCGTCCACGAACTCGCGCTCGCGCAGGGCGAGGGTCTGACCGCGGACGATCCGGCCGAGGTAGGGCCAGTTGAAGAAGCCGATGACGAAGATCAGCACGCTCAGGTGCAGCGGCAGGCCGTTGAGGCCGAACGCGCCGCCCTGGAGGGTGGCCGAGATCGCGATGGCGAAGAGCAGCAGGGGGAAGGCGAGGAACGTGTCCATCAGCCGGCTGATGATCGCGTCGACCCGGCCGCCGTAGTAGCCGGCGACGACGCCCATGATCGCGCCGATGACGTTCGACAGGACCGTGGCGCCGAAGGCGACGACCAGCGACACCCAGGAGCCCTCCAGGACACGGGTGGCGATGTCACGCCCGAACTTCGGGTCCACGCCCAGCGGGTGATCGAGGCTCATGCCGCCCATGCCGCCCTTGGGCAGCGAGGTGTTGGCGTCGATCAGGTCCTGGTGGAAGGCGTTGGGGTCGAGGCCGAACATGGCCTGGATCGGACGCGAGAGGACGGCGAGGAGGATCAGCAGGATCACGATGACGCCGCCGGCGACGGCGACGCGGTCCTTCTTGAACCGGGTCCAGGCGATCTGGCCCAGGGAACGACCCTCGATCTGCCCCTTTCCTGCACCCTCCAGCACGGCTTCCGGCTGCGCCTCGGCTGCCGCCCCGGTGGTCTCGATCGGTGCGGTCACGGTGAGCGACCCCTCTCGCCGGTGGTGACCGGCCTGCGCCTGCCGCGGATTGCGGCTTTGTCGACTTGCTCCCGGACACGGGGTCGTCGACCGCGTGTCCGTGACTCGGGAGTCTTCAGCGTGTTCGCGATCACCCGCCAGATGTGACGGGGAATATATGCGCAACCGTGATGCAGTGCGGAGGATTCCGTTATCCGAACTTTGGGTAACGCACGCCGGACGGGGGGAACTTGGGCGGGAACGCCGATTTTGCGCGATTCGGCACCCTCGACGGACTTCTACGCGCGCAGAACCGGGACCGCACCGCAGATTTCGTTGCTCGGGTCAACAAGCGGGCGATGCGGGGTCGTTGATCAGTAACCGCCGTGCACCGGTGGGTAACCGTATCCGGCGGCGGGGGCCCGGTCCGGGGGCGGCGACGGCAGCTGGGGCTGCGGGGCGGGCGCGTGGGCGTCGCGGTCGTAGAACGGGCGGCCGTTCACCCGCATCCACATCACGACCGGGTCGTAGTCGTCGGTCATCGCCACCGTCGAGACCGGCAGCCCCTCCGGGACCGCGCCGACCGACTGCTGCATCATCGCGCGCACCGAGTCCACGGCGGCCGGCGAGGTGTCGTACACGTCGAGCCCGATCGCGAGGTACGGCGCCCCGAGCGCGGGCTGCACCCAGGCTCGGCGCAGGGAGCGCAGGGCCGGGGTGCGGTGGGCGTTCTGCGCGAGCAGGGCGTAGAACTGCGGGATCTCGATGCCGGGTTCCGACAGGCGCAGCGGGCCGGCCGGCTGGCGGTCCAGTCCGGTGGCGATGCGGCGCAGGTCCAGCCAGGGGATGCCGACGCCGCCGCCGGGGGCGTGCGGGTTGAGCCAGAGGCCGTGGTGGTCGGGGTAGAGGGTGCGGGCCACGTCGAGTCCGTCGACGACCTCGTACGACCGGTTCCAGCCGCTCGCGGAGAGTTCCTGGGCGGAGGTGACGCAGGGGGCGTAGTGGGAGCCGTCGACGTCCATCGTGCCGTACTGGGCGTCCGGGGAGCCGGCCTGGCCGTGCCACAGGAGCATCCAGATCTGGCCGGCGGAGGGGGTGGCGAGGGCGCGCAGCAGGGCCTCGTAGGCGTCGTAGCGCCCGGGGGTTACTTGGCGCAGCATGTGCTCGACGCTGCCGCTGTGGCTCGCGCTCACCTGTCGTACCGGCCCTTCTGGCAGTTGCCCCGCGTTTGGAGACAGCTTAAGCGCCCAGGGGGGTGGGGGTACGGGTTCGCTCGCGGGTGCGGGCGCGTGGTGGCTGATCGCGCAGTTCCCCGCGCCCCTTGGGGGCGCCCCTGCGGGCGGGGTCCGAAGTTCGCTCGCGAGTGCGGGTCCTCGCACCTTCTCGCGCCCACGCGGCGGAGCCGCATACCGGAAACAGCCCCGCGCCCCTTCGGGGCGCCCCTGCCGGCGGGGTCCAGGGTTCGCTCGCGAGTGCGGGTCCTCGCACCTTCTCGCGCCCACGCGGCGGAGCCGCATACCGGAAACAGCCCCGCGCCCCTTCGGGGCGCTTCAGGGGGCGGAGTCGTAGAAGGGGCGGACGTTTGTCCTGAGCCAGGTGGCTACCGGGTCGTCTGTTGCGTCCATGAGGAGGAGGTTGACGGGGCAGGGGGCGGGGGTGGTGGTGAGGGCTCGGCCGAGGGCCTGGAGGGGGAGGGTGCGGAGGTCGCCTTCCCACTGGGTGAGTTCGACGCCGATGAACATGACCGGGTCGGCCGCCTCGATGGCGGCGAGGCAGCGGCGGGCCGTGCGGACCACGCCGGTGGCGGCGAACTCGGCGGAGGCGGCGGCGAGGAAGTCGACCGGGTCGTCCTGCCAGTCGGGCTCGAAGAGGCGGACCCGGCCGCCGGTGTTGGGGCCGTCCAGCGGGGTGCGGCCGGCCCGGCACAGCTCGGCCACCGCGTCCGGCGGGAGGGGGACGCCGACCACGCCGCCGGGGTTGACGGCCAGGCCCGCCTGCGGGGGCAGGCCGCGGGCGAACTCCACGGCCGGGGCGATGGTGTACGACAGGTGGGCGCCGGCGGCCTGGCGGAACTGTTCCTCGGAGCTGAACACCGGGACGTAGACCTGGCCGTCGATCTCCATGCTGGGCAGGTCGAGGGGGCCGCTGTCCGGGCCGCCGCCGCCCGGCAGGGGTATCCACAGGAAGCTGCGGCCGAGCACCTCGATGATCCGGCCGGCCGCGCCGGGTACGCCGAGGGAGGCCGAGAGCACCTCCTCCAGTTCGTTGCCGGGCCAACCGCCGTGCGGGTGGGGGTGCGCCTGTGCCGGGAAGTCCGCGGGTACGTCCGCCGGGAAGTCCATGTGCCTACCGCCTGCTGGAAACCATCGAAACCACTGATGCGGCGATCAGATTAGTGGCTGGTCAGTCCGCGCGCTGTGCGAAGGCTATGCGGCGCAGGACGTCGGCCGCGGGGCGGTCCAGGAGGACGGCGGAGGCCGAGCCGGCGGGGAGGTCGCCGCGCTCCACCGCGCGCAGCAGCCGGGCCGTCGTACGGCGGTGGCGGCCGAAGGCGTAGCGGGAGACGCCGCGGCCGCGCTCGCGCTGGCCCGCCCGGGCCGTCTCGGGCGCCACGTCGAGCAGGAGCAGGTGGAGGCCGGCGCCGCGGCGGCGGGCCTCGCGGGCCAGCCAGCCGCGCACCCAGGTCTGGGTGCCGCAGTCGTGCACGACGACGCCCGCGCCCGAGCGCAGGGCGCGGCGCAGCCCGGCGTAGTGGGAGAGCCGGACCAGGGGGCGGTACAGGGCGTAGGGCAGGCGGCGGGGCAGCCGGGCGGCCCAGCGGTCGCGGGTGTCCTGGGAGTCGACACGGGGGCCGGGGACCGCGCGGTGCATCAGTGTGGACTTGCCGCTGCCGGGCAGGCCGGTGATCACCACGAGGTCGACCGGGCCGAAGAGCAGGGCGTGCGGGCTGCGGCCGGCCCGGTCGCGCAGGTCGCGGACGACCGGGGCGGGGCGGTCCGCGGTGCGCTCGCGGGCGGGGACGGAGGGCTGCTTCGGCACCGCGATGCCGGTCGCGGCGGCGTACGCCGTGGTCCTGTTCACCTGATCGTCCTCCCCTTGGGCTCGGTAATATCCATGCCCATCGAATGTAAAGAGAAGGTAATGCGCGGTGTCCGACGGTGGCGTGCGCGTACGGCCACAGGTCGGTTACAGATACCG
Coding sequences within it:
- a CDS encoding AAA family ATPase, which encodes MNRTTAYAAATGIAVPKQPSVPARERTADRPAPVVRDLRDRAGRSPHALLFGPVDLVVITGLPGSGKSTLMHRAVPGPRVDSQDTRDRWAARLPRRLPYALYRPLVRLSHYAGLRRALRSGAGVVVHDCGTQTWVRGWLAREARRRGAGLHLLLLDVAPETARAGQRERGRGVSRYAFGRHRRTTARLLRAVERGDLPAGSASAVLLDRPAADVLRRIAFAQRAD
- a CDS encoding ABC transporter permease, encoding MTAPIETTGAAAEAQPEAVLEGAGKGQIEGRSLGQIAWTRFKKDRVAVAGGVIVILLILLAVLSRPIQAMFGLDPNAFHQDLIDANTSLPKGGMGGMSLDHPLGVDPKFGRDIATRVLEGSWVSLVVAFGATVLSNVIGAIMGVVAGYYGGRVDAIISRLMDTFLAFPLLLFAIAISATLQGGAFGLNGLPLHLSVLIFVIGFFNWPYLGRIVRGQTLALREREFVDAARGLGAKGPYILFRELMPNLVGPIIVYSTLLIPTNILFEASLSFLGVGIQPPQASWGGMLREAVTFYQVDPQYMIVPGLAIFVTVLAFNLLGDGLRDALDPRSR
- a CDS encoding enhanced serine sensitivity protein SseB, whose protein sequence is MDFPADVPADFPAQAHPHPHGGWPGNELEEVLSASLGVPGAAGRIIEVLGRSFLWIPLPGGGGPDSGPLDLPSMEIDGQVYVPVFSSEEQFRQAAGAHLSYTIAPAVEFARGLPPQAGLAVNPGGVVGVPLPPDAVAELCRAGRTPLDGPNTGGRVRLFEPDWQDDPVDFLAAASAEFAATGVVRTARRCLAAIEAADPVMFIGVELTQWEGDLRTLPLQALGRALTTTPAPCPVNLLLMDATDDPVATWLRTNVRPFYDSAP
- a CDS encoding ABC transporter substrate-binding protein; the protein is MEGKAPIMRRSALAAIAAIGSASLLLAGCSKADDNSGGNGSGKSAGANAATKGVVNASSKKGGTLTYELSDVPDSFDPGNTYYAYMYNFSRLYARPLMTFQPGAGQKGNTLVPDLAAGKGVSSDGGKTWTYKLRSGLKYEDGSPITSKDVKYAVERSNFARDVLSLGPNYFQQFLVGGDKYKGPYKDKSAKGLSSIETPDDTTIVFHLKQAFQEFDYLVAAPQTAPVPQAKDKGVDYVKHIVSSGPYKFQSYDEGKQAVLVRNSNWDAKTDPLRKALPDKIVVNLKVNAETIDKDVLAGTAIDLGGTGVQAQTQAQLLSDASKKANTDNTYGGRLVYMAINTKVKPFDNVACRKAVEYAIDKVSVQTAEGGPIRGDIASTVLPPDIPGYQKADVYATPGNKGDVAKAKAQLKTCGKSTISTNITARSDRPQEIDAATAIIASLKKVGINASLKQYPSGKYFTDYAGVPKFTEKNNVGLMMMQWGADWPSGYGFLQQILNGKAISQSGNTNLSSYDNKDVNSTLAKAIATEDTNQRNALYTQIDKQAMDDAVIVPLAYFKVLLARPKATNLVSSAAWSGQYDYLNIGTSK
- a CDS encoding enhanced serine sensitivity protein SseB C-terminal domain-containing protein, with product MSASHSGSVEHMLRQVTPGRYDAYEALLRALATPSAGQIWMLLWHGQAGSPDAQYGTMDVDGSHYAPCVTSAQELSASGWNRSYEVVDGLDVARTLYPDHHGLWLNPHAPGGGVGIPWLDLRRIATGLDRQPAGPLRLSEPGIEIPQFYALLAQNAHRTPALRSLRRAWVQPALGAPYLAIGLDVYDTSPAAVDSVRAMMQQSVGAVPEGLPVSTVAMTDDYDPVVMWMRVNGRPFYDRDAHAPAPQPQLPSPPPDRAPAAGYGYPPVHGGY